GGAATAGGCTATAGCATAGAAACTCAAGATAATACTTTATTTGTAACTACCTTTACTTACGATAGTAAGGGTAATCCTATCTGGTACTCTGGATCTGGATTATTATCAAACGATATAACAACCATAAATCTTCTCCAATCTATTGGGGGGTCTTGCTTTACTTGTGCTTACACGGCAGCTATAACAAGTGATAGTGGGATGGAAATTAACTTTAGTTTTACCGATTCAGGCCATGGTAATGCCACTGTAGACAATCAAACCATTCCAATTGAGCGATTTAATTTTGGTTACGAAGAAAACGATTTGCGTATTATAGGTAACTGGACTATAAGTGCCCCTTTTATCAACAGATCAAACGACATTTATGGATTCTCTAGCGTGGTTTCATATATTCCAAGTAGTGATTCAGTAATAGGTAAAAGCATATCTGGGAGTAGCCAATTATTCATTACAAAGGAAAATTCAGACGTATTTATTACAACCCTGCCAATCTCTAACCAAGAGAATTTAGTAGCTGCTTTTATATTTAATGGCTTAAATGAAATTCAAGGAAAAGCAGTGATACTTGATTCTGGTGCTACAGAGCAAGAAATGGGTAATGCACTTAATCAAGATGGAACCTTATTAATTGGGTTTCGAAATAATTTAATAATTAACACACCATCTGATCAAAGCTCTAGTATGTCACTCATTACGAATAGTCAGGTAGATACGGCTATTAAAAATATAGATTTTTCAGTAACTCCTTAAGGAAATATTGTAATGAAGCGTATATTAATATTTTTTAGTTTTATTTTTGCTATAAATATATCTCATGCAGCTGCCATTGCTCCAGAGAGTGGTAAGTGGTGGAATCCTCAAAATCCAAATATAAGTTATAGCATTGAAGCACAAGACAATACCCTATCCATAGTTACTTTTACCTATGATGATCAAGGTAATCCTGAGTGGTACTCAGGCTTTGGTCAAGTTGCAGCAGATGGCTCAACAGCTATTGATTTATTTAAATCAGAAGGTGGATCTTGTATAGGCTGCTCATATGTCACTCCTACTCAAAGTGATAGTGGTACAGAGATATTGCTAAGTTTTACTGATTCAGGTCATGGTAACTTATCCATAGATGATCAGCTTATAACTATTGAAAGGTTTAATTTTAGCCAAAAAAGTAGTGAAGAAAGAATTTTAGGTAATTGGGTAGTTAGTGCACCGTTTGTAGGTCGAAAGGATGGATCTACTGGATATTCCGATATCGTCTCTTTTTCTGAAAATAATGGGGTTATCACTGGTGAGGGGATATTTAATCAGCTAGGATCTTTATCTCAACTAGATGAAAATGGAACATTTCTTAGTATTGTTCCTATCTCTACAGATAAGAATTTAGCAACTCTTTTTACTTTAAATGATATAAATACTTTTGTAGGTAAAACCTCTATTTTAGATCCTAGCTTAACCCAACAAGAGATAATAGATATATTAAATAGCCAAGGTACACAAACGCTAGGCATTAGAGATAATACAGCAACCGATTTTAGGCTATCAGATATTAGCATAGCTTTTAATAATCTCGAAAATTTAACTTTATTGCCAGTATCTACAAATCAAAACTCTGTTAGTACACAATTTGGAAGTAGTACGATCCAAAGTGTAAGTACTACACAACCAGCTGATTCAGCGGCTATAAATGCTACACTGGCTAATAAATTTAGCCAGCTACAACTTGCTGCTTCCAATACAGCTGCACTTTTTGGCAGTGCATTAAACACTAGCCCTAATACTCTAGCGTTATCAGGCAGCCCTAATACTACTCTAGTGTGGCATGGCACAGCTCCTCTAACAGCCCCTCCAGCTCCCTCAACTACTGAACCACCTCCACCCTCCACAACTACAGCATCACCCCCAGCCTCAACACCAACTACTACTGCTACTACTGGTTGTTCATCTTTTCCCGGATTTAAATCTACAGGTAACTTACCTCAGCCTTATCTGTGCTCAAATGGATTAGCTACTTTTGGTCAAATTTTTAATAGGGGTATAGTACCTCAAGGTAAAATAATTACTACTCAATATGACACTCAAGTGGATGTTAAAGCAAGATGGGATGACGGTAGCTTAAAACATGCAGTGATTACCATAGATGGTCAACAAGGATTTATAAATTTTAGTGTTATTAATCCTCCAACTAACCAAGAAGCTGCAAACTATAGTGATCCAGGTACTACCTTAACTTTAACGAGTGGTCAAAACTATAGTAGTCAAGCTATGCCGTTAAAAACAACTTGGTTAAATGGTCCTCTAGTAGTTGAAGAAATTTTAGAAGATCATAATGATCCTAATCTTGTGGTACAGTTCCATGTACGTCACTATAACAATGGAGCTACTCGTACTGAAGCAGTAGTTGAAAACTCTAAAGCTTATGCGCCGCAACATACTGTTGCTTATTCAGCACAAATAACATCAGGTAGTGCTACCTTTAATACAGGGCAACTTACTCACTATAAAGCACAGCGTTGGCATCACACACTTTGGTATAACAATCAAGAGCTAGATAATTATGTTGTACAAGATACTCCTTATATGACGCAGGTTGGAGTAATTGATAAATATCAAGCTAATATTCAGCCCTCACAGAGTTATTTGAGTAAAATGCGTCAATCTTGTGCACCCTTAGATAACTGTGAAGACACTACTCAAATGGGTGCTGCAGGTTTAAGTAAAATGATTGGTCCTTTACCACTTTGGACTACTAGCTATATTACTTATCCACAGGATAAACGTACTTTTACCTATATGTTGGCTGGCGATGATGGAATGGGAGCTTATGATATTCATTTTAGGGAAAATAATCAAAACGGTACCTTAAGTAATATGGCCCTTAATTATTATCCCTTAAGTATTGTAGAACACCCCGGTGTTTCCTTAGTTGCATGGTCCTATTCTAGCCCTCAAGATAAACTTCCTTGTGATCCTTCTATCTGTACAGATAGATCTTATGGCAATGGGAATAATAATTTATCTTGGGATAATTCTCATCAACCTTCAACTGCTTTTATTCCTTATATGGTAACTGGTGACTACTATTGGATGGAAGAGCTAGCGTTTGTTGTATCTAACAACCTTATATGGCCCCATCCAGTTTATCGGCAAGGAAGTGAAGGTTATATTGATAGTTCAGTTAGCCAGGTACGAGGTAAAGCGTGGGTACTCAGAGAAATCGCTCATGGTGCATATTTGCTACCTAATGAATCTGCAACAGCATACCCAACCACAAATGAAATTAACACAATATTAAATAATAATATTTACTTCTTAAATACTGATTATGCAAATAATCAGCCTCCAAATAATAAAAATTGCATAGCCGTGCCTGGTATAACACAATCAACTGATTGTGCAAATAATATTGGGCAATCTGCTAGTGCAACCTCAACCCCAGGTATTGTGAATGGTGTTCCTAACACTTCAACATCTCCTTGGATGCATAGTTATTATATGTGGGCTGTACAGCATATTTATATGCTAGGCTATACTAACATACAACCATTTGCCCAGTTTATGGCTCAATTCGAGCTTGGAATATTTGGCCCTTACAGCCAGACCGGCTATTGTTGGATAGCCGCAAGTGCTTATCGACTCAGTGTTAAAGATGCTAATCTTAATTGGCTTACATCTATTCAAGATATTTTTAACGTATCTTTTCCTGATGCAGTAGGGCAACCTTGCCCATCTACAGAGATGTCTCAAGGCTTAGTCAAGGATTGGGGTATATTTAGTACTAAAGTCGCAAATAGTGGATCTGGTCCAATCACGCTAAGCTACCCAACTCAAATGATGAGCTCCCATGGTGTTGCTGGAGATTTTCCAGATTACATGCAAATTGGTTTAGCTGCTGCAATTGATAGTGGCTCATCTGAATCTATAAGCTATGGATCAACAGGCTGGACAAATTATAAATCAGAATACTTTAATACAGCCCGTGAAAAAGCGCATAATGACTGGCCTGTTTGGGCAGTAATACCGCGTAGTCTTAACGTTACTGAATAATAAGAACTATTAAACTCTTTAAGGGAGCTCTAGTATTATATGGCTCCCTTATTTTTTATACGAGTTGAAAAATAATAATGAAAAATATATTGAACATAATAATTTTAACTCTTTTCTCTTACAATGTTTTTGCTACAGTGCCAGAAAATGGTTGGTGGTGGAATCCTCAGCATCTTGGAGGTGGATATGATATTAAAATAGAAAATAATGCTTTATTTATAACTACTTTTATTTACAATCAACAAGGACAGCCCATTTGGTATTCAGGAAGAGCTAATAATATAGGTAGTAGCGAAAATACTATTACTATTGATTTTTTTGAGTCTAAAGAGGGTGCTTATTCAAATTATACTGATGTAACAGTACAATCCTCTACTCATCCCAGTATGCAATCTACTTTAAGTTTTATTGATGAAAATCATGGAACTATAACCACCCAAAATCAGCTAATTTCTATTGAGCGATTTTACTTTAATAGCTCAAAAGGAATTGCGAAAATGTTAGGTGCTTGGTCAGTAAATTTACCCTATATAAAAAGAGAAAATGGGATTATTGGGTTTGCAGATATAGTGCTTTTTTCACAAATTGATAATCATCAAATTGTGGATAGAGATTCTCGTACGATTATCTCTCAAACAAACATACCTAATGTTTATGTAAGTTTAAATAAAACTTCGGATAAACAGTATCTTGCTATAGTAGGTATTTTACAGAGTTTAAATTCATTTTCAGGGATAGCTACTATAGTAAATAATACAGCTAGCGTAGATCAAATGAATAATATGCTGCAAAATAACGGGACATTAATGTTAGGTTATCGCAGCGAATCTATTAGGAATTTAGATATTACTTATCCCTTACCCCCGCTACAAGATCAAGAGATAAGCACAATGAGTGTCCTACTTAACAAGCTTGCAAAATCAATAGACTCTATACTTTTAAATAAGGTTACTTATTTAAATGCTATACAACACTAGTAAAATATTGTTTTTTTTAAACTAAATTACCCTGATTAGGATTTTTACGCTTTGCTTGAAAATGGCTTTTATTTACCCCTAGATAGAGAGCAACTGGACTTGCAATATAGATAGAGGAATAAGTACCTACTACAATACCAATAATTAAAGCCAAGGAGAAATTATGAAGAGCTTTACCACCTAAGAAATAAAATACAATAAGTACCATTAAAGTGAGAGCACTAGTCATAATAGTACGAGAGAGCGTATCATTAATTGCCCGATTTAATACTTCAACAGTAGTTGCTTTGCGTAGTTTATGAAAATTCTCTCGAATCCGATCGGCAATAATCACTGTATCGTTGAGAGAATAACCAATCACAGCAAGTACTGCTGCAAGTACTGTTAAATCAAATTCTAGTTTGAAAAGTGAAAATATACCGAGAATTACCAAAACATCATGAACAAGGGCAACGATGGCTCCGACTGCAAATCGGTACTCAAATCTAAAAGTAACATAAATAAGAATGCCTATTGCAGCATAAAACATAGCTACCCAACCATCAGTGGCAAGTTCTTCTCCTACTTCTGGACCGACAAACTCCACGCGCCGTAGCTCAATAGAGTAATTATTTCCTTGATTTAAAGCTTGTAGTATTTCATTACCTACCTTTTCGC
This genomic window from Candidatus Nitrosacidococcus tergens contains:
- the secF gene encoding protein translocase subunit SecF, whose translation is MEIFKNKTQFDFMGKRRIALGLSTTINVLSVIFLIFYGLNFGLDYTGGILIEVGYEQPADLSEVRNVLAKKGYEDVLVQHFGTTREVIIRLVPQKGENNGEKVGNEILQALNQGNNYSIELRRVEFVGPEVGEELATDGWVAMFYAAIGILIYVTFRFEYRFAVGAIVALVHDVLVILGIFSLFKLEFDLTVLAAVLAVIGYSLNDTVIIADRIRENFHKLRKATTVEVLNRAINDTLSRTIMTSALTLMVLIVFYFLGGKALHNFSLALIIGIVVGTYSSIYIASPVALYLGVNKSHFQAKRKNPNQGNLV